The following are encoded in a window of Oncorhynchus keta strain PuntledgeMale-10-30-2019 chromosome 10, Oket_V2, whole genome shotgun sequence genomic DNA:
- the LOC127932153 gene encoding uncharacterized protein LOC127932153 isoform X7: protein MSPQPGSSCASSTDQVSSRSPQPGSSRASSTDQVSSRSPQPGSSRASSTDQASSRSPQPGSSCASSKDRASSRSPQPGSSCASSTDQASSRSPQPGSSRASSTDQGSSRSPQPGSFHASSTDQSSSRSPQPGSSRASSTDQASSRSPQPGSSRASSTDQASSRSPQPGESGACSMGQSGASSEGTQSGARSEGAQSGARSEGAQSGARSEGA, encoded by the exons atgtctccccagcctggttcatcctgtgcctcctccacggaccaggtctccagtaggtctccccagcctggttcaTCCCGTGCCTCCTCCACGGACCAGGTCtccagtaggtctccccagcctggttcaTCCCGTGCCTCCTCCACGGACCAG gcctccagtaggtctccccagcctggttcatcctgtgcctcctccaagGACCGGGCCtccagtaggtctccccagcctggttcatcctgtgcctcctccacggaccaggcctccagtaggtctccccagcctggttcaTCCCGTGCCTCCTCCACGGACCAGGGCtccagtaggtctccccagcctggttcaTTCCATGCCTCCTCCACGGACCAGAGCtccagtaggtctccccagcctggttcaTCCCGTGCCTCCTCCacggaccaggcctccagtaggtctccccagcctggatCATCCCGTGCTTCCTCCacggaccaggcctccagtaggtcTCCTCAGCCTGGTGAGTCCGGTGCCTGCTCCATGGgccagtccggggcctccagcgagggtacccagtccggggcccgcagcgagggtgcccagtccggggcccgcagcgagggtgcccagtctGGGGCCCGCAGTGAGGGTGCCTAG
- the LOC127932153 gene encoding uncharacterized protein LOC127932153 isoform X5, producing MSPQPGSSCASSTDQVSSRSPQPGSSRASSTDQVSSRSPQPGSSRASSTDQVSSRSPQPGSSRASSTDQASSRSPQPGSSCASSKDRASSRSPQPGSSCASSTDQASSRSPQPGSSRASSTDQGSSRSPQPGSFHASSTDQSSSRSPQPGSSRASSTDQASSRSPQPGSSRASSTDQASSRSPQPGESGACSMGQSGASSEGTQSGARSEGAQSGARSEGAQSGARSEGA from the exons atgtctccccagcctggttcatcctgtgcctcctccacggaccaggtctccagtaggtctccccagcctggttcaTCCCGTGCCTCCTCCACGGACCAGGTCtccagtaggtctccccagcctggttcaTCCCGTGCCTCCTCCACGGACCAGGTCtccagtaggtctccccagcctggttcaTCCCGTGCCTCCTCCACGGACCAG gcctccagtaggtctccccagcctggttcatcctgtgcctcctccaagGACCGGGCCtccagtaggtctccccagcctggttcatcctgtgcctcctccacggaccaggcctccagtaggtctccccagcctggttcaTCCCGTGCCTCCTCCACGGACCAGGGCtccagtaggtctccccagcctggttcaTTCCATGCCTCCTCCACGGACCAGAGCtccagtaggtctccccagcctggttcaTCCCGTGCCTCCTCCacggaccaggcctccagtaggtctccccagcctggatCATCCCGTGCTTCCTCCacggaccaggcctccagtaggtcTCCTCAGCCTGGTGAGTCCGGTGCCTGCTCCATGGgccagtccggggcctccagcgagggtacccagtccggggcccgcagcgagggtgcccagtccggggcccgcagcgagggtgcccagtctGGGGCCCGCAGTGAGGGTGCCTAG
- the LOC127932153 gene encoding uncharacterized protein LOC127932153 isoform X4: MSPQPGSSCASSTDQVSSRSPQPGSSRASSTDQVSSRSPQPGSSRASSTDQVSSMSPQPGSSRASSTDQVSSMSPQPGSSRASSTDQASSRSPQPGSSCASSKDRASSRSPQPGSSCASSTDQASSRSPQPGSSRASSTDQGSSRSPQPGSFHASSTDQSSSRSPQPGSSRASSTDQASSRSPQPGSSRASSTDQASSRSPQPGESGACSMGQSGASSEGTQSGARSEGAQSGARSEGAQSGARSEGA, translated from the exons atgtctccccagcctggttcatcctgtgcctcctccacggaccaggtctccagtaggtctccccagcctggttcaTCCCGTGCCTCCTCCACGGACCAGGTCtccagtaggtctccccagcctggttcaTCCCGTGCCTCCTCCACGGACCAG gtctccagtatgtctccccagcctggttcaTCCCGTGCCTCCTCCACAGACCAGgtctccagtatgtctccccagcctggttcaTCCCGTGCCTCCTCCacggaccaggcctccagtaggtctccccagcctggttcatcctgtgcctcctccaagGACCGGGCCtccagtaggtctccccagcctggttcatcctgtgcctcctccacggaccaggcctccagtaggtctccccagcctggttcaTCCCGTGCCTCCTCCACGGACCAGGGCtccagtaggtctccccagcctggttcaTTCCATGCCTCCTCCACGGACCAGAGCtccagtaggtctccccagcctggttcaTCCCGTGCCTCCTCCacggaccaggcctccagtaggtctccccagcctggatCATCCCGTGCTTCCTCCacggaccaggcctccagtaggtcTCCTCAGCCTGGTGAGTCCGGTGCCTGCTCCATGGgccagtccggggcctccagcgagggtacccagtccggggcccgcagcgagggtgcccagtccggggcccgcagcgagggtgcccagtctGGGGCCCGCAGTGAGGGTGCCTAG
- the LOC127932153 gene encoding uncharacterized protein LOC127932153 isoform X6, with protein MSPQPGSSCASSTDQVSSRSPQPGSSRASSTDQVSSMSPQPGSSRASSTDQVSSMSPQPGSSRASSTDQASSRSPQPGSSCASSKDRASSRSPQPGSSCASSTDQASSRSPQPGSSRASSTDQGSSRSPQPGSFHASSTDQSSSRSPQPGSSRASSTDQASSRSPQPGSSRASSTDQASSRSPQPGESGACSMGQSGASSEGTQSGARSEGAQSGARSEGAQSGARSEGA; from the exons atgtctccccagcctggttcatcctgtgcctcctccacggaccaggtctccagtaggtctccccagcctggttcaTCCCGTGCCTCCTCCACGGACCAG gtctccagtatgtctccccagcctggttcaTCCCGTGCCTCCTCCACAGACCAGgtctccagtatgtctccccagcctggttcaTCCCGTGCCTCCTCCacggaccaggcctccagtaggtctccccagcctggttcatcctgtgcctcctccaagGACCGGGCCtccagtaggtctccccagcctggttcatcctgtgcctcctccacggaccaggcctccagtaggtctccccagcctggttcaTCCCGTGCCTCCTCCACGGACCAGGGCtccagtaggtctccccagcctggttcaTTCCATGCCTCCTCCACGGACCAGAGCtccagtaggtctccccagcctggttcaTCCCGTGCCTCCTCCacggaccaggcctccagtaggtctccccagcctggatCATCCCGTGCTTCCTCCacggaccaggcctccagtaggtcTCCTCAGCCTGGTGAGTCCGGTGCCTGCTCCATGGgccagtccggggcctccagcgagggtacccagtccggggcccgcagcgagggtgcccagtccggggcccgcagcgagggtgcccagtctGGGGCCCGCAGTGAGGGTGCCTAG
- the LOC127932153 gene encoding uncharacterized protein LOC127932153 isoform X3: MSPQPGSSCASSTDQVSSRSPQPGSSRASSTDQVSSRSPQPGSSRASSTDQVSSRSPQPGSSRASSTDQVSSRSPQPGSSRASSTDQASSRSPQPGSSCASSKDRASSRSPQPGSSCASSTDQASSRSPQPGSSRASSTDQGSSRSPQPGSFHASSTDQSSSRSPQPGSSRASSTDQASSRSPQPGSSRASSTDQASSRSPQPGESGACSMGQSGASSEGTQSGARSEGAQSGARSEGAQSGARSEGA; encoded by the exons atgtctccccagcctggttcatcctgtgcctcctccacggaccaggtctccagtaggtctccccagcctggttcaTCCCGTGCCTCCTCCACGGACCAGGTCtccagtaggtctccccagcctggttcaTCCCGTGCCTCCTCCACGGACCAGGTCtccagtaggtctccccagcctggttcaTCCCGTGCCTCCTCCACGGACCAGGTCtccagtaggtctccccagcctggttcaTCCCGTGCCTCCTCCACGGACCAG gcctccagtaggtctccccagcctggttcatcctgtgcctcctccaagGACCGGGCCtccagtaggtctccccagcctggttcatcctgtgcctcctccacggaccaggcctccagtaggtctccccagcctggttcaTCCCGTGCCTCCTCCACGGACCAGGGCtccagtaggtctccccagcctggttcaTTCCATGCCTCCTCCACGGACCAGAGCtccagtaggtctccccagcctggttcaTCCCGTGCCTCCTCCacggaccaggcctccagtaggtctccccagcctggatCATCCCGTGCTTCCTCCacggaccaggcctccagtaggtcTCCTCAGCCTGGTGAGTCCGGTGCCTGCTCCATGGgccagtccggggcctccagcgagggtacccagtccggggcccgcagcgagggtgcccagtccggggcccgcagcgagggtgcccagtctGGGGCCCGCAGTGAGGGTGCCTAG
- the LOC127932153 gene encoding uncharacterized protein LOC127932153 isoform X2, with protein MSPQPGSSCASSTDQVSSRSPQPGSSRASSTDQVSSRSPQPGSSRASSTDQVSSRSPQPGSSRASSTDQVSSMSPQPGSSRASSTDQVSSMSPQPGSSRASSTDQASSRSPQPGSSCASSKDRASSRSPQPGSSCASSTDQASSRSPQPGSSRASSTDQGSSRSPQPGSFHASSTDQSSSRSPQPGSSRASSTDQASSRSPQPGSSRASSTDQASSRSPQPGESGACSMGQSGASSEGTQSGARSEGAQSGARSEGAQSGARSEGA; from the exons atgtctccccagcctggttcatcctgtgcctcctccacggaccaggtctccagtaggtctccccagcctggttcaTCCCGTGCCTCCTCCACGGACCAGGTCtccagtaggtctccccagcctggttcaTCCCGTGCCTCCTCCACGGACCAGGTCtccagtaggtctccccagcctggttcaTCCCGTGCCTCCTCCACGGACCAG gtctccagtatgtctccccagcctggttcaTCCCGTGCCTCCTCCACAGACCAGgtctccagtatgtctccccagcctggttcaTCCCGTGCCTCCTCCacggaccaggcctccagtaggtctccccagcctggttcatcctgtgcctcctccaagGACCGGGCCtccagtaggtctccccagcctggttcatcctgtgcctcctccacggaccaggcctccagtaggtctccccagcctggttcaTCCCGTGCCTCCTCCACGGACCAGGGCtccagtaggtctccccagcctggttcaTTCCATGCCTCCTCCACGGACCAGAGCtccagtaggtctccccagcctggttcaTCCCGTGCCTCCTCCacggaccaggcctccagtaggtctccccagcctggatCATCCCGTGCTTCCTCCacggaccaggcctccagtaggtcTCCTCAGCCTGGTGAGTCCGGTGCCTGCTCCATGGgccagtccggggcctccagcgagggtacccagtccggggcccgcagcgagggtgcccagtccggggcccgcagcgagggtgcccagtctGGGGCCCGCAGTGAGGGTGCCTAG
- the LOC127932153 gene encoding uncharacterized protein LOC127932153 isoform X1, with product MSPQPGSSCASSTDQVSSRSPQPGSSRASSTDQVSSRSPQPGSSRASSTDQVSSRSPQPGSSRASSTDQVSSRSPQPGSSRASSTDQVSSMSPQPGSSRASSTDQVSSMSPQPGSSRASSTDQASSRSPQPGSSCASSKDRASSRSPQPGSSCASSTDQASSRSPQPGSSRASSTDQGSSRSPQPGSFHASSTDQSSSRSPQPGSSRASSTDQASSRSPQPGSSRASSTDQASSRSPQPGESGACSMGQSGASSEGTQSGARSEGAQSGARSEGAQSGARSEGA from the exons atgtctccccagcctggttcatcctgtgcctcctccacggaccaggtctccagtaggtctccccagcctggttcaTCCCGTGCCTCCTCCACGGACCAGGTCtccagtaggtctccccagcctggttcaTCCCGTGCCTCCTCCACGGACCAGGTCtccagtaggtctccccagcctggttcaTCCCGTGCCTCCTCCACGGACCAGGTCtccagtaggtctccccagcctggttcaTCCCGTGCCTCCTCCACGGACCAG gtctccagtatgtctccccagcctggttcaTCCCGTGCCTCCTCCACAGACCAGgtctccagtatgtctccccagcctggttcaTCCCGTGCCTCCTCCacggaccaggcctccagtaggtctccccagcctggttcatcctgtgcctcctccaagGACCGGGCCtccagtaggtctccccagcctggttcatcctgtgcctcctccacggaccaggcctccagtaggtctccccagcctggttcaTCCCGTGCCTCCTCCACGGACCAGGGCtccagtaggtctccccagcctggttcaTTCCATGCCTCCTCCACGGACCAGAGCtccagtaggtctccccagcctggttcaTCCCGTGCCTCCTCCacggaccaggcctccagtaggtctccccagcctggatCATCCCGTGCTTCCTCCacggaccaggcctccagtaggtcTCCTCAGCCTGGTGAGTCCGGTGCCTGCTCCATGGgccagtccggggcctccagcgagggtacccagtccggggcccgcagcgagggtgcccagtccggggcccgcagcgagggtgcccagtctGGGGCCCGCAGTGAGGGTGCCTAG